In Zonotrichia albicollis isolate bZonAlb1 chromosome 11, bZonAlb1.hap1, whole genome shotgun sequence, a single genomic region encodes these proteins:
- the CCDC33 gene encoding coiled-coil domain-containing protein 33 isoform X3 translates to MGSGMGRTGIGKGTGWYQEWDKAGIGQSRIGNGRTRNRTGTPSPSPCSSSSSPPSPSPSCPRCPRCPCQLCPHPGMSLPAPGRALPAQEPLRRHGNIPGLESPLEHRPAPACPAVPARPQESTGRPQQPGGDSHRLALQRMAGDLLSLRRRVASLEAENGHLRHSLARLREPEQLRGSDTDVLTRDELLDRLATLSRELAAGALELRSLRDRVQRLQNELIRKNDREKELVLLQRRQWQQLARRRCQDRAAEAGALQRALRQQDKVIEAMERLLLRDRSAERAAEVPPHRCHPAGATLAALLAQKRLREEPAGPARAARLLGPGEKLELLARLERERGRARALERQLQEAARSWARGQQDLEMRLREHGLGLGHGHRVQPARQ, encoded by the exons ATGGGATCGGGAATGGGACGCACTGGGATTGGGAAGGGGACAGGGTGGTATCAGGAATGGGACAAGGCAGGAATTGGACAGAgcaggattgggaatgggagaaCCAGGAACAGGACTGGGACACCCTCACCCTCACCCtgctcatcctcatcctcacccccatccccatccccatcctgtccccgctgtccccgctgtccctgccagctgtgtccccacccagggatgtccctgccagccccgggccgggccctGCCCGCGCAGGAGCCGCTCCGGAGGCACGGGAACATCCCGGGCCTGGAATCGCCCTTGGAGCACCGGCCTGCCCCAGCCTGCCCGGCTGTCCCTGCCCGCCCCCAGGAGAGCACGGGACGCCCCCAGCAGCCG GGGGGTGACAGCCACCGCCTGGCGCTGCAGAGGATGGCGGGGGACCTGCTGTCCCTGCGCCGCCGCGTGGCCAGCCTGGAGGCGGAGAACGGGCACCTGCGGCACAGCCTGGCCCGGCTGCGGGAGCCGGAGCAGCTCCGTGGCAGCGACACCGATGTGCTGACCCGGGACGAGCTGCTGGACAGGCTGG ccaccctGTCCCGGGAGCTGGCGGCGGGCGCGCTGGAGCTGCGGTCGCTGCGGGACCGGGTGCAGCGGCTGCAGAACGAGCTGATCCGG AAGAACGACCGCGAgaaggagctggtgctgctccaGCGGCGGCAATGGCAGCAGCTGGCACGGCGGCGCTGCCAGGACAGGGCGGCCGAGGCCGGGGCGCTGCAGCGGGCGCTGCGACAGCAGGACAAG gtgatCGAGGCCAtggagcggctgctgctgcgggaCAGGAGCGCCGAGAGAGCCGCGG agGTGCCACCTCACCGGTGCCACCCCGCAGGTGCCACCCTGGCGGCGCTGCTGGCCCAGAAGCGGCTGCGGGAGGAGCCGGCGGGACCCGCCCGGGCCGCG CGgctcctggggcccggggagaagctggagctgctggcgcGACtggagcgggagcggggccgggcccgggcgctgGAGAGGCAG ctgcaggaggccgCCCGGAGCTgggcccggggccagcaggaTTTGGAGATGCGCCTGCGAGAGCATGGCCTGGGCCTG GGTCACGGCCACCGGGTGCAGCCTGCgcgacagtga
- the CCDC33 gene encoding coiled-coil domain-containing protein 33 isoform X5 — translation MGSGMGRTGIGKGTGWYQEWDKAGIGQSRIGNGRTRNRTGTPSPSPCSSSSSPPSPSPSCPRCPRCPCQLCPHPGMSLPAPGRALPAQEPLRRHGNIPGLESPLEHRPAPACPAVPARPQESTGRPQQPGGDSHRLALQRMAGDLLSLRRRVASLEAENGHLRHSLARLREPEQLRGSDTDVLTRDELLDRLATLSRELAAGALELRSLRDRVQRLQNELIRKNDREKELVLLQRRQWQQLARRRCQDRAAEAGALQRALRQQDKVIEAMERLLLRDRSAERAAGATLAALLAQKRLREEPAGPARAALQEAARSWARGQQDLEMRLREHGLGLGPRVTDPATLSPGAGDRGHSRA, via the exons ATGGGATCGGGAATGGGACGCACTGGGATTGGGAAGGGGACAGGGTGGTATCAGGAATGGGACAAGGCAGGAATTGGACAGAgcaggattgggaatgggagaaCCAGGAACAGGACTGGGACACCCTCACCCTCACCCtgctcatcctcatcctcacccccatccccatccccatcctgtccccgctgtccccgctgtccctgccagctgtgtccccacccagggatgtccctgccagccccgggccgggccctGCCCGCGCAGGAGCCGCTCCGGAGGCACGGGAACATCCCGGGCCTGGAATCGCCCTTGGAGCACCGGCCTGCCCCAGCCTGCCCGGCTGTCCCTGCCCGCCCCCAGGAGAGCACGGGACGCCCCCAGCAGCCG GGGGGTGACAGCCACCGCCTGGCGCTGCAGAGGATGGCGGGGGACCTGCTGTCCCTGCGCCGCCGCGTGGCCAGCCTGGAGGCGGAGAACGGGCACCTGCGGCACAGCCTGGCCCGGCTGCGGGAGCCGGAGCAGCTCCGTGGCAGCGACACCGATGTGCTGACCCGGGACGAGCTGCTGGACAGGCTGG ccaccctGTCCCGGGAGCTGGCGGCGGGCGCGCTGGAGCTGCGGTCGCTGCGGGACCGGGTGCAGCGGCTGCAGAACGAGCTGATCCGG AAGAACGACCGCGAgaaggagctggtgctgctccaGCGGCGGCAATGGCAGCAGCTGGCACGGCGGCGCTGCCAGGACAGGGCGGCCGAGGCCGGGGCGCTGCAGCGGGCGCTGCGACAGCAGGACAAG gtgatCGAGGCCAtggagcggctgctgctgcgggaCAGGAGCGCCGAGAGAGCCGCGG GTGCCACCCTGGCGGCGCTGCTGGCCCAGAAGCGGCTGCGGGAGGAGCCGGCGGGACCCGCCCGGGCCGCG ctgcaggaggccgCCCGGAGCTgggcccggggccagcaggaTTTGGAGATGCGCCTGCGAGAGCATGGCCTGGGCCTG GGACCCCGTGTGACAGACCCCGCCACGCTGTCCCCCggcgctggggacaggggacactcaCGTGCATGA
- the CCDC33 gene encoding coiled-coil domain-containing protein 33 isoform X2 → MGSGMGRTGIGKGTGWYQEWDKAGIGQSRIGNGRTRNRTGTPSPSPCSSSSSPPSPSPSCPRCPRCPCQLCPHPGMSLPAPGRALPAQEPLRRHGNIPGLESPLEHRPAPACPAVPARPQESTGRPQQPGGDSHRLALQRMAGDLLSLRRRVASLEAENGHLRHSLARLREPEQLRGSDTDVLTRDELLDRLATLSRELAAGALELRSLRDRVQRLQNELIRKNDREKELVLLQRRQWQQLARRRCQDRAAEAGALQRALRQQDKVIEAMERLLLRDRSAERAAGATLAALLAQKRLREEPAGPARAARLLGPGEKLELLARLERERGRARALERQLQEAARSWARGQQDLEMRLREHGLGLGPRVTDPATLSPGAGDRGHSRA, encoded by the exons ATGGGATCGGGAATGGGACGCACTGGGATTGGGAAGGGGACAGGGTGGTATCAGGAATGGGACAAGGCAGGAATTGGACAGAgcaggattgggaatgggagaaCCAGGAACAGGACTGGGACACCCTCACCCTCACCCtgctcatcctcatcctcacccccatccccatccccatcctgtccccgctgtccccgctgtccctgccagctgtgtccccacccagggatgtccctgccagccccgggccgggccctGCCCGCGCAGGAGCCGCTCCGGAGGCACGGGAACATCCCGGGCCTGGAATCGCCCTTGGAGCACCGGCCTGCCCCAGCCTGCCCGGCTGTCCCTGCCCGCCCCCAGGAGAGCACGGGACGCCCCCAGCAGCCG GGGGGTGACAGCCACCGCCTGGCGCTGCAGAGGATGGCGGGGGACCTGCTGTCCCTGCGCCGCCGCGTGGCCAGCCTGGAGGCGGAGAACGGGCACCTGCGGCACAGCCTGGCCCGGCTGCGGGAGCCGGAGCAGCTCCGTGGCAGCGACACCGATGTGCTGACCCGGGACGAGCTGCTGGACAGGCTGG ccaccctGTCCCGGGAGCTGGCGGCGGGCGCGCTGGAGCTGCGGTCGCTGCGGGACCGGGTGCAGCGGCTGCAGAACGAGCTGATCCGG AAGAACGACCGCGAgaaggagctggtgctgctccaGCGGCGGCAATGGCAGCAGCTGGCACGGCGGCGCTGCCAGGACAGGGCGGCCGAGGCCGGGGCGCTGCAGCGGGCGCTGCGACAGCAGGACAAG gtgatCGAGGCCAtggagcggctgctgctgcgggaCAGGAGCGCCGAGAGAGCCGCGG GTGCCACCCTGGCGGCGCTGCTGGCCCAGAAGCGGCTGCGGGAGGAGCCGGCGGGACCCGCCCGGGCCGCG CGgctcctggggcccggggagaagctggagctgctggcgcGACtggagcgggagcggggccgggcccgggcgctgGAGAGGCAG ctgcaggaggccgCCCGGAGCTgggcccggggccagcaggaTTTGGAGATGCGCCTGCGAGAGCATGGCCTGGGCCTG GGACCCCGTGTGACAGACCCCGCCACGCTGTCCCCCggcgctggggacaggggacactcaCGTGCATGA
- the CCDC33 gene encoding coiled-coil domain-containing protein 33 isoform X1, translated as MGSGMGRTGIGKGTGWYQEWDKAGIGQSRIGNGRTRNRTGTPSPSPCSSSSSPPSPSPSCPRCPRCPCQLCPHPGMSLPAPGRALPAQEPLRRHGNIPGLESPLEHRPAPACPAVPARPQESTGRPQQPGGDSHRLALQRMAGDLLSLRRRVASLEAENGHLRHSLARLREPEQLRGSDTDVLTRDELLDRLATLSRELAAGALELRSLRDRVQRLQNELIRKNDREKELVLLQRRQWQQLARRRCQDRAAEAGALQRALRQQDKVIEAMERLLLRDRSAERAAEVPPHRCHPAGATLAALLAQKRLREEPAGPARAARLLGPGEKLELLARLERERGRARALERQLQEAARSWARGQQDLEMRLREHGLGLGPRVTDPATLSPGAGDRGHSRA; from the exons ATGGGATCGGGAATGGGACGCACTGGGATTGGGAAGGGGACAGGGTGGTATCAGGAATGGGACAAGGCAGGAATTGGACAGAgcaggattgggaatgggagaaCCAGGAACAGGACTGGGACACCCTCACCCTCACCCtgctcatcctcatcctcacccccatccccatccccatcctgtccccgctgtccccgctgtccctgccagctgtgtccccacccagggatgtccctgccagccccgggccgggccctGCCCGCGCAGGAGCCGCTCCGGAGGCACGGGAACATCCCGGGCCTGGAATCGCCCTTGGAGCACCGGCCTGCCCCAGCCTGCCCGGCTGTCCCTGCCCGCCCCCAGGAGAGCACGGGACGCCCCCAGCAGCCG GGGGGTGACAGCCACCGCCTGGCGCTGCAGAGGATGGCGGGGGACCTGCTGTCCCTGCGCCGCCGCGTGGCCAGCCTGGAGGCGGAGAACGGGCACCTGCGGCACAGCCTGGCCCGGCTGCGGGAGCCGGAGCAGCTCCGTGGCAGCGACACCGATGTGCTGACCCGGGACGAGCTGCTGGACAGGCTGG ccaccctGTCCCGGGAGCTGGCGGCGGGCGCGCTGGAGCTGCGGTCGCTGCGGGACCGGGTGCAGCGGCTGCAGAACGAGCTGATCCGG AAGAACGACCGCGAgaaggagctggtgctgctccaGCGGCGGCAATGGCAGCAGCTGGCACGGCGGCGCTGCCAGGACAGGGCGGCCGAGGCCGGGGCGCTGCAGCGGGCGCTGCGACAGCAGGACAAG gtgatCGAGGCCAtggagcggctgctgctgcgggaCAGGAGCGCCGAGAGAGCCGCGG agGTGCCACCTCACCGGTGCCACCCCGCAGGTGCCACCCTGGCGGCGCTGCTGGCCCAGAAGCGGCTGCGGGAGGAGCCGGCGGGACCCGCCCGGGCCGCG CGgctcctggggcccggggagaagctggagctgctggcgcGACtggagcgggagcggggccgggcccgggcgctgGAGAGGCAG ctgcaggaggccgCCCGGAGCTgggcccggggccagcaggaTTTGGAGATGCGCCTGCGAGAGCATGGCCTGGGCCTG GGACCCCGTGTGACAGACCCCGCCACGCTGTCCCCCggcgctggggacaggggacactcaCGTGCATGA
- the CCDC33 gene encoding coiled-coil domain-containing protein 33 isoform X4, translating into MGSGMGRTGIGKGTGWYQEWDKAGIGQSRIGNGRTRNRTGTPSPSPCSSSSSPPSPSPSCPRCPRCPCQLCPHPGMSLPAPGRALPAQEPLRRHGNIPGLESPLEHRPAPACPAVPARPQESTGRPQQPGGDSHRLALQRMAGDLLSLRRRVASLEAENGHLRHSLARLREPEQLRGSDTDVLTRDELLDRLATLSRELAAGALELRSLRDRVQRLQNELIRKNDREKELVLLQRRQWQQLARRRCQDRAAEAGALQRALRQQDKVIEAMERLLLRDRSAERAAEVPPHRCHPAGATLAALLAQKRLREEPAGPARAALQEAARSWARGQQDLEMRLREHGLGLGPRVTDPATLSPGAGDRGHSRA; encoded by the exons ATGGGATCGGGAATGGGACGCACTGGGATTGGGAAGGGGACAGGGTGGTATCAGGAATGGGACAAGGCAGGAATTGGACAGAgcaggattgggaatgggagaaCCAGGAACAGGACTGGGACACCCTCACCCTCACCCtgctcatcctcatcctcacccccatccccatccccatcctgtccccgctgtccccgctgtccctgccagctgtgtccccacccagggatgtccctgccagccccgggccgggccctGCCCGCGCAGGAGCCGCTCCGGAGGCACGGGAACATCCCGGGCCTGGAATCGCCCTTGGAGCACCGGCCTGCCCCAGCCTGCCCGGCTGTCCCTGCCCGCCCCCAGGAGAGCACGGGACGCCCCCAGCAGCCG GGGGGTGACAGCCACCGCCTGGCGCTGCAGAGGATGGCGGGGGACCTGCTGTCCCTGCGCCGCCGCGTGGCCAGCCTGGAGGCGGAGAACGGGCACCTGCGGCACAGCCTGGCCCGGCTGCGGGAGCCGGAGCAGCTCCGTGGCAGCGACACCGATGTGCTGACCCGGGACGAGCTGCTGGACAGGCTGG ccaccctGTCCCGGGAGCTGGCGGCGGGCGCGCTGGAGCTGCGGTCGCTGCGGGACCGGGTGCAGCGGCTGCAGAACGAGCTGATCCGG AAGAACGACCGCGAgaaggagctggtgctgctccaGCGGCGGCAATGGCAGCAGCTGGCACGGCGGCGCTGCCAGGACAGGGCGGCCGAGGCCGGGGCGCTGCAGCGGGCGCTGCGACAGCAGGACAAG gtgatCGAGGCCAtggagcggctgctgctgcgggaCAGGAGCGCCGAGAGAGCCGCGG agGTGCCACCTCACCGGTGCCACCCCGCAGGTGCCACCCTGGCGGCGCTGCTGGCCCAGAAGCGGCTGCGGGAGGAGCCGGCGGGACCCGCCCGGGCCGCG ctgcaggaggccgCCCGGAGCTgggcccggggccagcaggaTTTGGAGATGCGCCTGCGAGAGCATGGCCTGGGCCTG GGACCCCGTGTGACAGACCCCGCCACGCTGTCCCCCggcgctggggacaggggacactcaCGTGCATGA
- the CCDC33 gene encoding coiled-coil domain-containing protein 33 isoform X8: MSLPAPGRALPAQEPLRRHGNIPGLESPLEHRPAPACPAVPARPQESTGRPQQPGGDSHRLALQRMAGDLLSLRRRVASLEAENGHLRHSLARLREPEQLRGSDTDVLTRDELLDRLATLSRELAAGALELRSLRDRVQRLQNELIRKNDREKELVLLQRRQWQQLARRRCQDRAAEAGALQRALRQQDKVIEAMERLLLRDRSAERAAEVPPHRCHPAGATLAALLAQKRLREEPAGPARAARLLGPGEKLELLARLERERGRARALERQLQEAARSWARGQQDLEMRLREHGLGLGPRVTDPATLSPGAGDRGHSRA; the protein is encoded by the exons atgtccctgccagccccgggccgggccctGCCCGCGCAGGAGCCGCTCCGGAGGCACGGGAACATCCCGGGCCTGGAATCGCCCTTGGAGCACCGGCCTGCCCCAGCCTGCCCGGCTGTCCCTGCCCGCCCCCAGGAGAGCACGGGACGCCCCCAGCAGCCG GGGGGTGACAGCCACCGCCTGGCGCTGCAGAGGATGGCGGGGGACCTGCTGTCCCTGCGCCGCCGCGTGGCCAGCCTGGAGGCGGAGAACGGGCACCTGCGGCACAGCCTGGCCCGGCTGCGGGAGCCGGAGCAGCTCCGTGGCAGCGACACCGATGTGCTGACCCGGGACGAGCTGCTGGACAGGCTGG ccaccctGTCCCGGGAGCTGGCGGCGGGCGCGCTGGAGCTGCGGTCGCTGCGGGACCGGGTGCAGCGGCTGCAGAACGAGCTGATCCGG AAGAACGACCGCGAgaaggagctggtgctgctccaGCGGCGGCAATGGCAGCAGCTGGCACGGCGGCGCTGCCAGGACAGGGCGGCCGAGGCCGGGGCGCTGCAGCGGGCGCTGCGACAGCAGGACAAG gtgatCGAGGCCAtggagcggctgctgctgcgggaCAGGAGCGCCGAGAGAGCCGCGG agGTGCCACCTCACCGGTGCCACCCCGCAGGTGCCACCCTGGCGGCGCTGCTGGCCCAGAAGCGGCTGCGGGAGGAGCCGGCGGGACCCGCCCGGGCCGCG CGgctcctggggcccggggagaagctggagctgctggcgcGACtggagcgggagcggggccgggcccgggcgctgGAGAGGCAG ctgcaggaggccgCCCGGAGCTgggcccggggccagcaggaTTTGGAGATGCGCCTGCGAGAGCATGGCCTGGGCCTG GGACCCCGTGTGACAGACCCCGCCACGCTGTCCCCCggcgctggggacaggggacactcaCGTGCATGA
- the CCDC33 gene encoding coiled-coil domain-containing protein 33 isoform X7, which produces MGSGMGRTGIGKGTGWYQEWDKAGIGQSRIGNGRTRNRTGTPSPSPCSSSSSPPSPSPSCPRCPRCPCQLCPHPGMSLPAPGRALPAQEPLRRHGNIPGLESPLEHRPAPACPAVPARPQESTGRPQQPGGDSHRLALQRMAGDLLSLRRRVASLEAENGHLRHSLARLREPEQLRGSDTDVLTRDELLDRLATLSRELAAGALELRSLRDRVQRLQNELIRKNDREKELVLLQRRQWQQLARRRCQDRAAEAGALQRALRQQDKVIEAMERLLLRDRSAERAAGATLAALLAQKRLREEPAGPARAAVRARGDTRVTPRTEGTRG; this is translated from the exons ATGGGATCGGGAATGGGACGCACTGGGATTGGGAAGGGGACAGGGTGGTATCAGGAATGGGACAAGGCAGGAATTGGACAGAgcaggattgggaatgggagaaCCAGGAACAGGACTGGGACACCCTCACCCTCACCCtgctcatcctcatcctcacccccatccccatccccatcctgtccccgctgtccccgctgtccctgccagctgtgtccccacccagggatgtccctgccagccccgggccgggccctGCCCGCGCAGGAGCCGCTCCGGAGGCACGGGAACATCCCGGGCCTGGAATCGCCCTTGGAGCACCGGCCTGCCCCAGCCTGCCCGGCTGTCCCTGCCCGCCCCCAGGAGAGCACGGGACGCCCCCAGCAGCCG GGGGGTGACAGCCACCGCCTGGCGCTGCAGAGGATGGCGGGGGACCTGCTGTCCCTGCGCCGCCGCGTGGCCAGCCTGGAGGCGGAGAACGGGCACCTGCGGCACAGCCTGGCCCGGCTGCGGGAGCCGGAGCAGCTCCGTGGCAGCGACACCGATGTGCTGACCCGGGACGAGCTGCTGGACAGGCTGG ccaccctGTCCCGGGAGCTGGCGGCGGGCGCGCTGGAGCTGCGGTCGCTGCGGGACCGGGTGCAGCGGCTGCAGAACGAGCTGATCCGG AAGAACGACCGCGAgaaggagctggtgctgctccaGCGGCGGCAATGGCAGCAGCTGGCACGGCGGCGCTGCCAGGACAGGGCGGCCGAGGCCGGGGCGCTGCAGCGGGCGCTGCGACAGCAGGACAAG gtgatCGAGGCCAtggagcggctgctgctgcgggaCAGGAGCGCCGAGAGAGCCGCGG GTGCCACCCTGGCGGCGCTGCTGGCCCAGAAGCGGCTGCGGGAGGAGCCGGCGGGACCCGCCCGGGCCGCGGTGAGAGCGAGAGGGGACACGAGGGTGACACCgaggacagaggggacacgggggtga
- the CCDC33 gene encoding coiled-coil domain-containing protein 33 isoform X6 encodes MGSGMGRTGIGKGTGWYQEWDKAGIGQSRIGNGRTRNRTGTPSPSPCSSSSSPPSPSPSCPRCPRCPCQLCPHPGMSLPAPGRALPAQEPLRRHGNIPGLESPLEHRPAPACPAVPARPQESTGRPQQPGGDSHRLALQRMAGDLLSLRRRVASLEAENGHLRHSLARLREPEQLRGSDTDVLTRDELLDRLATLSRELAAGALELRSLRDRVQRLQNELIRKNDREKELVLLQRRQWQQLARRRCQDRAAEAGALQRALRQQDKVIEAMERLLLRDRSAERAAEVPPHRCHPAGATLAALLAQKRLREEPAGPARAALQEAARSWARGQQDLEMRLREHGLGLGHGHRVQPARQ; translated from the exons ATGGGATCGGGAATGGGACGCACTGGGATTGGGAAGGGGACAGGGTGGTATCAGGAATGGGACAAGGCAGGAATTGGACAGAgcaggattgggaatgggagaaCCAGGAACAGGACTGGGACACCCTCACCCTCACCCtgctcatcctcatcctcacccccatccccatccccatcctgtccccgctgtccccgctgtccctgccagctgtgtccccacccagggatgtccctgccagccccgggccgggccctGCCCGCGCAGGAGCCGCTCCGGAGGCACGGGAACATCCCGGGCCTGGAATCGCCCTTGGAGCACCGGCCTGCCCCAGCCTGCCCGGCTGTCCCTGCCCGCCCCCAGGAGAGCACGGGACGCCCCCAGCAGCCG GGGGGTGACAGCCACCGCCTGGCGCTGCAGAGGATGGCGGGGGACCTGCTGTCCCTGCGCCGCCGCGTGGCCAGCCTGGAGGCGGAGAACGGGCACCTGCGGCACAGCCTGGCCCGGCTGCGGGAGCCGGAGCAGCTCCGTGGCAGCGACACCGATGTGCTGACCCGGGACGAGCTGCTGGACAGGCTGG ccaccctGTCCCGGGAGCTGGCGGCGGGCGCGCTGGAGCTGCGGTCGCTGCGGGACCGGGTGCAGCGGCTGCAGAACGAGCTGATCCGG AAGAACGACCGCGAgaaggagctggtgctgctccaGCGGCGGCAATGGCAGCAGCTGGCACGGCGGCGCTGCCAGGACAGGGCGGCCGAGGCCGGGGCGCTGCAGCGGGCGCTGCGACAGCAGGACAAG gtgatCGAGGCCAtggagcggctgctgctgcgggaCAGGAGCGCCGAGAGAGCCGCGG agGTGCCACCTCACCGGTGCCACCCCGCAGGTGCCACCCTGGCGGCGCTGCTGGCCCAGAAGCGGCTGCGGGAGGAGCCGGCGGGACCCGCCCGGGCCGCG ctgcaggaggccgCCCGGAGCTgggcccggggccagcaggaTTTGGAGATGCGCCTGCGAGAGCATGGCCTGGGCCTG GGTCACGGCCACCGGGTGCAGCCTGCgcgacagtga